The sequence below is a genomic window from Nitrospira sp..
ACGAAGGCGGGAATGATGACGTGCGTCGGCACCTGTTCCACCTGTGATGGTTTCGGCGAATGCGATAGTTCGAGAAAGAGTTCCAGGTCCTTGTCGCGCATTTGTTTCAGCATGAATGCGCGTATCGGCTGAATCCCCCGGTTCCAGGCCTCGTCGTACCCGATTTGTTCCGCGAACAACGGCTGGAGCGCATCCTTGTAGACGGTCTGGCCGACCGGAGCCATGACGAACATGGTTAAGAACAACGCCAGACTGACCAAGACTTGATTCGGAGGAACTTGCTGGGTGCCCATCGCCTGCCGGAGGAAGGACAGCACAATCACCATGCGCGTGAACGACGTCACCATGATGAACAGCGCCGGCGCCAGCGACAGGACGGTGAGGAGGGCGAGGATTTGCAGCACCACGGCCGTTTGCTTGGTGCCGCCGCCGCCAAGATCGAGTGTCAGGGTCGGGCCCTCGGCCTGAGCGGATGAAACGGCCACCAGGCAAATTAGAAACACCAAGAAGAAGGCGACCGCCTTCCAGGTCACGGTGCCGGGTCGTACATGACAGGTGCGGCCGGGGATGAACTTAGTGGCTCGCACGGGATCCCTCCTGACCGCCGGCCTGGTCGCCGTGTACGGCGCCCGTGAACGAGGGCGTGGCGTGGGCCATCAACCGGTTCACCTGCTCGGGATCAGTCACTTTTCCGAGCGGCACCAGATCGGTCGGCGTGGTGCCAAGGATGAAGACCTCTCCTGCCACTGCCACCACCATCACATGCTTCCGAGATCCCAGGGGGCCGCTTCCCAAGATGCGCACCAACGGCGTGTCGCCCACGACGGGAAAAAATCGTCGGCCGACCGTCGATCTGGCGACGGCCAGGAGCCCGAGAATGAGCGCCAGCACGATTCCGAGCGCCGAGACCATGCGCACGATGCTTTCCCACATGTCCATGCGACCGTTGTTCTCCCTGCCGTGAGCGTAAGGACA
It includes:
- the fliP gene encoding flagellar type III secretion system pore protein FliP (The bacterial flagellar biogenesis protein FliP forms a type III secretion system (T3SS)-type pore required for flagellar assembly.) codes for the protein MTWKAVAFFLVFLICLVAVSSAQAEGPTLTLDLGGGGTKQTAVVLQILALLTVLSLAPALFIMVTSFTRMVIVLSFLRQAMGTQQVPPNQVLVSLALFLTMFVMAPVGQTVYKDALQPLFAEQIGYDEAWNRGIQPIRAFMLKQMRDKDLELFLELSHSPKPSQVEQVPTHVIIPAFVLSELRISFQIGFLLYIPFLIVDMVVASVLMSMGMMLLPPVMISLPFKLILFVLADGWYLVVGSMVRSFQ
- a CDS encoding flagellar biosynthetic protein FliO, with the protein product MDMWESIVRMVSALGIVLALILGLLAVARSTVGRRFFPVVGDTPLVRILGSGPLGSRKHVMVVAVAGEVFILGTTPTDLVPLGKVTDPEQVNRLMAHATPSFTGAVHGDQAGGQEGSRASH